In Hippocampus zosterae strain Florida chromosome 21, ASM2543408v3, whole genome shotgun sequence, the genomic window CGGACCCGCCATGCGCACAAACGCCAGAGCCCGCTTGAGAATGTTTGCCGTGGCGAGGGCCGTGCTTGGAGTCTGCGCCTACTTGTGTCTCTGTCCGGTCGGGACCTCTCATGTGCCCCTGAGGATGAACAGAACCATTCAGAACCTACTGCAGCTATATGTGAGTACTGTACTGGTGCCGGCACATGTTGGACTTGTTATATTCACCTCCTGGCTTTTCCACCACGGAcaattttgcatttcattttattgtgtgtgtgtgcagaaaaTCCCACCCAAAGAACGTTTTAACGGCCATCCCATCTTCTCCAGAGAACTCCTGAGCACCAAGATGGAGGTCAGAGCATGTcgctagcctagcctagcctatCTTCGCTTAGCTTGCACGTCCGTTCGTGGGTCTTCGATGTCATGTTTGCCTTTTGCCGCACGACACCGCATCCACTATGTGCTGCCTAGCCGTGACGGTTGCGTGTTTTCAGGCCAAGGGCGTGCTGATGTCGGCGGTGCTGCAGACGTACGAGGAGCTGCTGGAGCGCATGCTGAAGCGGCCGCCCAGCCCCGCGCCGCACCcgcccgccgccacctccgcgccCGAAAGCGGCGACGACGCCCGAGTTGGACTCGACTACCTGCTGAAGCGCGTGCGGGATCTGAGGAAGTACCGATATCGGGAGCAAGACAAACTTCTCGATGGCCTACACAAGCTCCAAGGCGTTCAGGTACGACGC contains:
- the LOC127593581 gene encoding interferon gamma-like: MRTNARARLRMFAVARAVLGVCAYLCLCPVGTSHVPLRMNRTIQNLLQLYKIPPKERFNGHPIFSRELLSTKMEAKGVLMSAVLQTYEELLERMLKRPPSPAPHPPAATSAPESGDDARVGLDYLLKRVRDLRKYRYREQDKLLDGLHKLQGVQMDDLVVQSKALWELPWLYEEASSLSERLRVRTSRRRRHARRP